TAGTAAAAAACATATAAAGACAATTTTTGGGTTGGCTCAGGTCGACTCTTAGCCCTGCTTTTCCCTGTGGAACTAGACAGGTTGCAGGCGTTCAATTCACCAGCTGAGCCTCGGAATCAGAAGTCAAAGCAGCCTGAATAACATGTGAAGACCTTAGAGAAAAATCTAAATTGTAAATGACATCATTTTTCAAGTAGTAATaagtaatgttttatttacccCCTAACAATATTTACAGGAAAATGAACTCATAAAATCGGCATATAGTTTTAAAGCCCTCAAAAAATGAAGTACATCCACATTGGAGGGGAGTTTGGAGCAACTTCCGgttaaataaattattgttttggAAACAGCCCGTGGCTTATCTATGTAAATAACGCAAGTCTGTCTTAGTTTAGGAACATAATGAAGGGTTCATATTTTACGCAACAAATATATAAGGCGTTTATTGTTCAACGTTAAAAGTTGAGCTTTTATTTCGACAGGTTTTCCGGTTTGAGCCTGATTGTTTCTGCCGCCTTGACGATGCAGGAGTCCGCtcccagcagctctgcctcgcACAGCTGAGCACAGGAAGGATGGAGAATAAAGACATTTCCTCCAACGCTTTGTCTTATGATAAGGGCATCACAGAAATATACAAGAACAGTCAAGGGGGACTCACGACACGATAAATGAAATCATAAATTAAACATCGTGCAGCCGTTGCTGAACAAACTGGTAGCGTACTGACGTGATAAACTGAGTCTCAGGTATCTCCGCAAGGTGTTGCTAAGATTGGTAGTATTAAATAACATGTATGCAGTTAATGGATAGTCCAAATATTCACCCACCTTGCTCAGGGTCCCAGTTAACTTGTTTCCGCGGGTTCTCTATTGGGAATTTCATCTCTGTTTTGTTCCCAAGCAAACCGCAGGAAAACGTGTTCAATGCGACTGTGGGGGGAAAAATTGCTCAAAAACAGCCGGATCGCGTGGAATTCATCCCCTACATCTTCCGCGCGTCATCTTTTGGCGGACGCGCACGTGAATTGTACAAAGAAATGAACGCAGTGCAAAACCGCATTGTCTGCCGCCGCGTCCCCCCTcgttcttcctcctccgcctctctACGGCGCGTGGTGCTCGCCCGACGGACGGAGATGCTGTGAGACCTCTCGCCGGGCTGTCGCACCGCTCGCGGGAGCAAACCAAATGCCCATCTCACTCTagacacacgcatacaaacGCACATACGCCTGCGGTGCGGTCCTGATGCACACTCGGAAGCGTGTCCACACAAACAACTTTACGCACGCTGCAGTGCAGGATGCTCTCCACCCTTTCTTTACCAGAGCGCACTACCCCACCTAGCCCTATTAGCCTAAGGATGTGCGCATCAAACCATGCATCACAAACCCCAACTTCTTCGTCCAATAGGCTGATAAATAGCTCTACTCACTCTTTGGTGTTTTAGTTCAAAACAGGTTTAACCTCGCATCGTTTGGCAACCGGCGACTGAGCACATGGCGCAGGGCGGCATTTCAGGGATGCACCTCAAATCAGTGGTAGCCTTAAACCATTACATCATACACATGTATGAGGAACGGCACATTATTTATGAACACCGTGATACAAGACAACTCCTCTAGTCTGCGCACATTATAAACTAGTAACACGGGCTAAGTCATAAAGTGTGTACGGTTTTCAAATGAACTtcatctgcttttatttcttaTCAAAGTTATTCTGATGTATTTGCTGGTGGAGTAAAAAAACACCTTGCGTGAACATGGTGGAAATCATACATtcctaaatattataaatattgtaactatattatataaaaaatgtaGCCTATGTTTTCTAATGTCATTCTATTTCAGTGCATCAGATTTTTCAACCATTAACATGAACTGAAGTCTGTATTAAGCACAAAGggtaaaaaataaatcagcaaACTTGGTTTGTGGTCACAGCGTCATTCAAAATGTATGTCTCACACATTGTGGCGTGTCACACGGCTATTAAGTCATTTACAATCTTTTGTTGGTAAATGACGTGAGGGGTTAAAAGGTCTACACAACAATACAAGGaacatgacagaaaacagaattAACAATATGCTGTTGACAGAATGTTCTCACAAGTAACATGCACCTACTTTAATCAGATTTTCTATTTTGTGTTCTCAGTTTTCCCACAATGTTTCATTCTACTGTATTAGAGCTGTTGAAAACTCTGATGTCTGTGGTTTTCATTATGACAAACATCCTTGATTAATCTTGTCTATCGTAGATCTTAAAGTCATTAAGGTGCTTCATTAAATGGCATCTGTTAATCTACGGGTGAGGAGCACTGATGTTATAGAACTTACCaccacattttattttgtgtttgggCTTTAGTGGCCACATGGGAGAACCCACGAACGCTAATACAGTCAGGGTGTGGAAATCAATTAGCAGTGCACAGTGCAGCAGTTTATAGCGCAGACAAGGCCTTTTGACATTAGGACATATGTAGTGTAGCAGCATTAAAAGGTGTAAATGAAGTGTAAAAAGTTATTACTAGTCAAAAATCAAAATTCGCTTTGACAAATGAATCATACATCCTGCTCTAATGTGAACTGAAAGAGAAATGTAACATCTTTACATCTACACATAGTTATAACTACACGGTTGCTTATAATTTGTCTCTGCTAATGGCAAATAAAGTCACAGCCGTCTGTTTGCGTCTAATGGCTGTTGTGTGAGGAAAGCACAGAGTATGACTCTGGAACCCAGCAGCAGACAGGGACCCTGCCAGGAATGATAAATATTTACTGTTTCATGGCCCTATGAGGGTAAATGGCTCTGAATTTTCACTTAAATCTGTTTCTCTGCTCTATTAAGCCGACATTTGTTGATTCAGTGCGAGTAGAAGGGCGTTGAGCTGTTAATTGGTAGACACAGTAGCTCCAGTACACATGCCTTTGTCTTTAATGGCCTGTTAAGACAATAAAGGCGTGCTTTTCTTGCAGTTTATGGGCTTCACACTGGTTCCACCATTTGGATTACGCATGTAGCTACAAATGGTTGCTCCGAAAATACCACATCCGCTTCCAGCAATCGCACAATGACACAAAACACGATATGCATAAAAGAAGTAATTATTCCTGCctgatttctttttcttctttcctttagaaataaataaataaataatgacaataatttACATACTTATAGATCTACTGGATTTTCTCTCCGAGCCTGTTGTTTCATTTACTCTTCCCAGTAAAATGACAGGTGAGGTGAGGCATTTGTGGAGGTGGGTGGTCTGTGGCGTGATCTGCCGTGCGCATGGGCGTGATGACGACACCGGCCATCGTCATAGCAACCAGCATGGCGACGGGGAAGCCTTGCTTTGCCTCTCATCTGCTTATTAGCTAGTGTCGGGTTCTTACTGTTACATTTCCATACATGTCCAGTGTTAAAATGATTGCGGAGACGAACGCGATAGTTTCCGGGTGTCTGCCGCTGCTCCTTTTTTTGGAAAATGGGTTTCGCTGAAGACAGCGTTATCATGGAGTCGAGAATAGGTACGCAAATACTATTAGCATTAGCTAGCCTAGCCGATGGCAGAAATAGGCGTAATAAATAGAAACTTAGCTAAAGCTAAGGTTGTCTAGAATCTTATTaggtgttttaaaataaattctagTTGGGGGCTTTCTTTTAGCCACACAATTTAGACTTGTGCCATCGTAAATTTAATACCTAAAAGCAAGACAGCAGCTTGTAATTCAATGCTTCGTTAGACGCCACCTCGCCTAACTAACATTTAATCTAATAGTGAAATGAATAGAGGATCTTCAACATTGTGTCTCATCAATAAACTTAAAACACGTTGTTTAGTCAATACATGATACTTGATTGCCAATAAAATTAAGTCATCACCTCTCACTATTCAAAGTTTTATAGTTCAGATTAATGTGAACATAGTGATTTAAGCTTCAAAGTTttaagtccatataaacccagtGCCTGGTGAAAGTAGCCTATTAATTAAATGAGTCACCATCACGTGATCAAAACAAACCAATACACAACAACGTAGCATAGGGCTCCTACACCTGTTTTTAACCCATTTCTATTCATGTATGGTCATTGTAGGCAGTGTATCTTCTGGACTAGGGTTCAGCCCTAGTGTGAAAGGACGAGCTTCAAAATGTAGTCGTGAGTATCAATATGTGCCCATATTATCATGGTAAATAAACCAAGTACGTTGTGGCCATTTGTAGGATTATTAAAATGATGTAATACTGTATCTTGTTTTCTCTCCACCTCTTTTAGCTTTCTGCCCGCCGTCCACCAGCAAGTTAACACAATCCATCATTAAAGATCACATGATGTCTCATTATAAAAAGGTTTACTCAGCTAAAGGTGAGACATGTGGCAGAGATGCTAAAAATGCTTCAAATGCTAAACAGCTTAAAACTTCTATtgtgaaataaatggaatactatgtacatgtgctgtcatcttactttttttttcattttacagccGCCATTGATACCTCAGTACCCAAAAGCTTGATTCATAGTGTTAAATGTAAGTAGCCAAGTGGTCAGTATTAAAATTTCACAAAGTCTGTACAGCTGTTATTGTCATCTGCAAAGGTTATGTGGATTTAAGCAATGGCTAAATCCATGCAATATGGTAAAATAGTCTAAATCTTTTAACacacaacatttattttaaaaattccTAATTTTGGTGATATAGTGAAATGTAGACATGCAGTACTTTTCTGCCTATTATGCAGTTTTTCCATTCCTATTTACAGACAATGACCAGATTCGTCAGGAACGCTTGAGAACAGGGCGTCGTCCTCAGTCAGCACACTCTCTTTCACAGAGGAATACCCaagcctcctgctcctcagcccaGGTTAGAAATCAAAGCCTGTGCCttgctgttactttgttttCCATCAGCTCGTCCTACTGTTTGTGTAACATGCAGTATGTGATAAAATGGGACTGTGTATGTAAACCTTAACGAACAATGCTCATTGTAATTTCATTGTTTAACCCTTCACTCTTTAGAGTAGACTATCTGTGCAGTATGATGACAGCCCCTTCCTCTACTCAAGAAGTTCTATGATCTCCAGCCCAAAGTTCACCTCCTTCCATGCTAAGGAGACAGTTTATCCATCACATAAAGTCAGTTCTCAGAGTCATTCTCATCACACTCGCCCAGCATCAGAAATGAAGTACAGGACCTCAGAGACTGTTTTGCAAAGAAATCCGTCAACATGGTCACTTGGAGCGTCAGGATTCCAAAACTGTTACAAAACCTTCCAGGACCCTGGCCAGAAAACGTACAGTGGAGATCTGCTCCAGAAACACTCACAGCACTTTACCCAAGAGCAACCTTTTACCCCAAAGACTCTAAAATCAGAAAAACCTTCCTACCTGTCAAAATATCGCTACTACAGAGCACCATTAAGGAAACCTCAGGACTGCACAAACTCTAGACTGACGCTTCAGGAGACATATCATGGAAGGTAATAAATATTTCTACTATTCAGAAGTGTCAAAAATACACAAAGTCAGTCGTCACTACATGTAAAAAATACTTGACTTGACAGTATTTCCCCAAGAACTGTAATATTAGAATGAAAGCTAAGATACTGTAGATAGAAAGTGCACTTGAATGCTGCACCTGGTTAAATACTTATTTACTTACCATCTGTGGTTTCTGTCACTCTAAAGATAGAAATAGATGGCAGCAAGTTATTCTACATGTGGAGCATGTATGAATTATAATATCTTGAATTCAATCTTTAATGCAGCACAGAAACCAGGAAATGTTTACAGGAGTGTGATGAGCCTACTCAGGTAACCTTTCATGTTATTATGTGATTATTAAAATACTGTACGTTGATTGATTATCAGAATGTCCTCAGACTACTTGTTTAGATTATTTGTGGCTTATTTTCAGTGATACTTTCGTTATTGCTGTAAACCATGAACAAAAGTGTtcacaaatacattttaataagattatataataattaaaataacttGACAATATAAAATAACCCTTTGGTATTACAATCTTCTTTGCAGGAATTAAACACAGAGCTTGAATGTTCTGAGAATGAATTGAATGGTACATACGTTTCAGCTTCGAGACAAGACACTCGAACAaacaagagcagaaacaattaTTACTTTGATTCATCATCCAGGTGAATATGTGAGGTGAAAATATCATTGTTGTATTTTATGTGCAACGTagtgttttgtatgttttctgtGAACGACCTAGAAGTCTCATCCATGCTGTTAATTCTGCCAGTATTTCTTCCTAATATACTCCTAAACTCTGGAAACAATAAATagagatttattaaaaaaaataaaagtatttaaatCTCATGTTCTAGGGTTTCATCAGATGGTGGAAAATCTCCAGTTATGATTAgtgtgtctgcagagtaagttctctttgtgtctgtacagatttaaattaaatagAATTAAATGATTACATTCATCTGGAAGAATTTGAATGTCTCATGCATCAACATTATGCAGTAATAACAGTCTTAAATCATATACACATTGTGAAGTTAATTGTTCTGTTCCTCGACAGGGAAGAAGAATTAATGTACCTtgaatttatttctgctgtAACAGAGGATATCTTGTCCAGAGGACACATCTCTGACAGGTCTGATGACAGTTTCCTCTTTTAGCATAATCAAAGAAGTTAAAAAGTCACTATGTATGAATAATTATTGTATCATCTGAAAATCTGTGTTCTCTGCAAGGGTCCTTGACCGAGTGATTAATCGGCATATTGACATGAATCGGGGTCGGCTTGATGAGGTGGGTAAAAAGCTTAATGCAGAATATCCATAtggtaaaatgtttttaaaaaaattgaaaataCCTGAGGAATCGTCACTTTTTTGGTTGCATGACTTGTTTTTTAGGGTAAAATGCGCCACCTCCTGGAAGCATTGCGTAAAGACTTTGAGGAACCATTTGACACTTCCACCTCCAATACAGAGcttgaaaaaaaggaaaatgatttGCTTGATGCACTCCTGCCACATCAGGAATCAAGAGGAAGACAAGTGAAGACCAAAGAAGACAATGACCTGCTCCCCTATGCGTCACTGATCGAACACTGTGATACACCAGACCACACTGATTTCTTACCAGGATTAACAGCACCGTGCTCCCCTGAAAGTACTGCTTCACCAgtgaaaacaaaggaaaatgATGAAGAGGGTGAACCTGAAGAAAAGCGCGTTGACTCAACTCTGCTCAGTGAACATATTACCAACAATTCAGGAATCACTGAGGAGGACGTCCATCAAAATGAAACTGGAGCAAATGCAACAGGCAATGAAATAACCAGTGAAAGCCACAAATTGACTACTGTAATCAGTGGTGAGGTGATTTATGATGGGCAGGTGAAAGAGCTCGAGGATCTGGAAAAAACATTCTCTGAGTCGCTTCACATTTTGGAACCTGCCAACGAGCGGCATACTGATGTAGCTGCTTCTGTCAGCGATGATGATTTCTGAGTAATACATCAATAATGCTCCTTTTTACTGAGTGAGTGTTACCTCAGAAAGAAATCTGAATTTCTGAAagcccctctgtgtgtgtgtgtgtaactgcagCTGGTTGTGCTTCTGTTTTTCCACCAATGTATACCAATATATTGTCTTTTTACAAAACCACATTTTTTTTTCGTGTATATCAGATAAATGTCTTATTTTAGGTGTTTTAGCTGCAACAAATGGAGATTTCTAGAAAAATAGTTTAATTACTTGGAAACTGTCTAATGTGGTTGGTTTAGTATATACACCGTATGTGTGTAAGAATTGCTGACTGTTCCAGAAAGTATCTTTATTATTGCAATAAATTTTTATTCTTCTTGTAAACTTGCTCATTATAATGAAATGTTTGCTACAAACCGGTAGCTGCTTAGCCACCAGCCAGCAGCGTACACAGCCATTATTACAACTTTGGTCGTTTGGCAAACATTAACAAAGGGAAGCCCCTTCGCAATTGCACAATGATCAGTGTTTGCCACTGCAGCTGTCAGTCGTTGTAAAAAGTAAACAGACAGGTCTGCGGGCAGCTGGCCCACTTCTGGCATTTTCACCGTTCGGCATTCCTGCCGTGTGATGTCATAGCTCAGAAAACCTCCGTGTATTCCTCCGCCACGGAGGAACTATAAGTGCGTTTTGGAGCGTCTGTTCGGGAAAGTGCCGGTCGCCTCAAGGCTTGAGGCTTTTATGGTGGAGTAtattatgttatattatattatgcaCAATGATTATGCGCTGAGGAGCCAATTTTAACGTTATAGAATGGCGGATGTAGACGGGGTACACTTGTTGCTCTTCCAATCCCAGGAAGCGTCAGTCGCATGGATCCATCGCAACTAGAGACATGGAGCACAACGTTACTTTTGATCcagaaacaaactgcagcaaagTCAGCAGTGTGTAGTGTCTGTAAATATATGATAATATTGTAGTGAGCTGACCTGGAGGGCGGAATCACACAGGAGAGAATCCTAGTTGGACTGCTAATGTGCGTCTGTTGGCTAACGGTAACGTTTACGTTTTTGCTCCAAATATTTACCGGCGACGTCAACTTCCCAAGGGTGTCGTCTATTTGCTGGAACAAAACTAGGCTAAGTTAGCATGTTAGCTACAAAGCTAATGCCTCGTTAGTTCTTCGTAAACTATAATAGGTATTTGAATTGCTAAAACAAGGTAGATAGTTTTGAAAATGGCTGACACTTGGAACAAACGTGtttgtgcaataaaataaagttaGATAAGTCGTGTATGTATATAGATAGTATTTTGAGGTTAAAGTGGAAAAACTAGAGACTTTACTTTTAGCTTGTAGGTTACttttgtcagtgtctgtgtgagactATTTGCCGAAAGGAGATACGTAGCAAAACACGTTACAGCAACGCCAATCACAGATCGCATAGTCTGCTACAAATTGCTTAAAGTTGATTTGTAGGTTGTGGTAGTATCATTCGTAATAACCAATAGATGCTGACTGTCAATGCTAATGTCGCTAATTGCATTGACTTATAAATAAGGTAAAATGCTGCGTGTTGGTATACGTTTGTTTTGTCTAATCTGGCAACCGGTCCAAGGCGACACGTGACACACCAGGTGTGTCTGCTTGTCATCCGCATCCGATACTACTGACAGGCCCGACTAATAGCTGAACGTCGCTTACTCTGTCTTGTCCTTATTTTTTGTGGTTTCTTTAAAGACGTTTCTTGTGGTTTTGGTTTTCAGATCCGTTGACGATGAACTCCTTGACTTGCAGCATTCACGCATTTTCCCAGAGGTCAACAGGAGACTCATTTCTCTGACTAAGTGAATACCTCTGTCTAGAAGACGTGTGAATCATGCCCCTGCCATTTGGCTTGAAATTGAAAAGGACCCGACGGTATACTGTGTCAAGCAAGAGCTGCCTCGTCACCCGGATTCAGCAGCTCAATGGGGAGTTTGTTGAGTTTACACTCTCGGTGGAGAGCACTGGGCAGGAATGTTTGGAGGCAGTTGCCCAGAGACTCGAGTTGAGGGAGGTATGTATGTTTTCTGCAAGCACAAGTATGGATTGTTCTGCCTGTTGGACCCTTTACAGAGTcaccatgtgtgtttttgtttgggtTGGCCTCATACTTGAAACTAATGAGGTGAACAGGGAGTAACCGGTTCGTCAGTATTTACTCATTTAGTGACGACACTGCTTCGAATTTTTGTCCTGCTTATGACCTGACCTGGGAATTGGTCAACTGCGTTCTCTGCATATCTGGCGCTCAGAGCGTGGGCATTGTGGTCAAGAAATGCATTTCTTAGCCATGACAGTACTCGGTGCGTTCGCAATCACTGTGACCACAGTCACACCACCTGCTAGTCATGAACCGAAAGGGGTGTAGGCTTTAGTGCATTCATGTCCAATTGCACATTAAATCGACAGTGAATGGTAAACATGCAGGTGGAATTCGCATTGTGTGACTGTGTAGCAGGGCATCATTACTTTAGTCATGATGGCAGTGTCTGTTCTAGTCGTAGACTTCCTCCTCTTAGGTCTTCTTTTTTTCTAGTATGAGCAAATGCTGTCATTTTTGTTCAGACTTCAGAGATGTATGTAATTTCAGACAGATTGGCAAATGTAACATAtgactttttttaatgtttgactACCTCACAAGTGTTCGTTGTTGACACACTCACAGGGGAATGTTAACAGTTTAAGTTGGGCTAAtgttatgttaatgttaataatgtCATGTTTACATTTAATCAAATCTACTTTTATTTGTACAGACCAAAATTCCAAATTTGGTGAATGTTTACAATCTTTTTGACTATCCACACATCTTTCTCTTAATGCAGCAATGATAATCAGCTGATAAGTCCACCTAAAATGAAACACTTATCTGGAGGCATGTTAATGTTATGTAGCCACAATtgcaatatttaattttttttcattaaactACATTAGATTTAATAGGGCATTTTCACATGCGGAAAACCACATCAGTGACTGTACGTAAAGCTAGTATTTGTACAGATCTATTTTCACTTTGACATCAATTTGGATTTTTTTATGTACCCTTTTTTTGGTGAAATGTTTGGATTAAACTCCAACTCATAGCAATGTCATcaaaaataaaaggcaaaaacagcaaaagcaaaaacttttattacaaacatataaaaatgattattctttctctgtgtgttagATAACCTACTTCAGCTTGTGGTACTTCAacaagcagaaccagcagagatGGATTGACTTGGAGAAGCCGCTGAAAAAGCAGCTGGATAAGTATGGGCTGGAGCCCACTGTTTACTTTGGAGTCGTGTTTTACATACCCAGTGTTACCCAACTGCAACAGGAGATCACAAGGTGATGCGCCCTGAGTCTGTGATGTTCTATAGGCCATTATTAGTGCTTATTGCCAGTCaaaaatatacaaatgtaaAGTTTATCAAGTGCAACCACatagtgttttttatttccacatttGAATTCATTAGATTTAGCCTGTCTTGCTGCTTCCCATTCAGTTTCAGTGCAATGCATGAAGTCACCACTTCTTATCTTTTCCCTTAAGTAACCGTTCTTTCTTTCCACAGATATCAGTATTATCTTCAGCTGAAGAAGGACGTTTTAGAGGGCAAGATCTCATACTCCTTAGACCAAGCTATACATTTAGCCAGCCTGGCAGTGCAAGGTAAGATAAATGTTTGATAAAACAGTAACTTCACGTTAACCACCATCTGTTTGAATCTCAGCCCTTCACTTCTGCAAATTGTACAGGAATTATCCCAGGCTACAGTAACTAGAGGAAGAGGGGAAATGCATTTGCATCCAAACACAGATAGCAGAGTGAATGGACTGTTGCACGGGatgtaaaacattgtttttacatcTCATGTCatctttgcatttttaaattgtagcTATAGTTTGTGTCAAAcatctaaatttaaaaaaaattaaaacctcTTCAAAAATACAGCACCCAACATGAACCATGTGTTTCAGTCTGTCTATACTAAAACTGTGAGCCTCGTCACTGACTGTCCTCCTGCTTTTTCCAGCCAGAAGAATCTCAGACACTGAGAGTTAAATCTGGCACTGCAACTCACTGGCCTGGGTTTTAGCACAGCAATAGAGCGAGATCAATTACTGTTGAAGCAATGCTGTATGTGCCTTTTAATAAAGCCAGTATTTGAGCTGTCATGCAACCTAAATTGTAAATTAAGTTGTGTAGCTGCTAGAGTACAAGCAAGAATAGCCTAGAGTGAAACTGTGATGTGGCTTTTAAACATTGCTGATGCCTGGGATACTCAACATAGCTGTGTATTGCCAGCAGGCAGTCTGAAGCTGGAACAGTTTTGGACTGGACGTTGCCAGACGCTGAAGCAATGCCCTTCTATAACAAACCGGCCCTCGTCACTTAAAATTAGCACATCCATTCCTCAGGCCCTGCAGCTTTCCAAGGGATGTTATACTACACCTTGTGTTCAATGAACATGTTACAGGGTTTAATCAGACTGCCCGGAAATGCCTTGCTTCATTTAGTTATTAGCGTATCTGTCTTTATGTTCACAGCGGACTTTGGAGACTTCAATCGACTGGACTCTCTTGACTTCCTACAGAAGTTATTGTTATTTCCTATCGTAAGCATTTTCTTAGACATATTCTCAACACGTAAGTCCTGTGtctagttttattttatatcaGTTCGCCATTAATTCAGACTCTGCACAGGACTGGATCCAGGATGAGCGGGTACTGGAAGAAGCCATTCAACAAGTGGCTCACCAATATCAGTCTCTCAGGTAAGCAGGCGTATGAAGAATCGGCCTCTGTGCGCCTCGAACTCtgcttcatttgtttgtctttgcatgAACTGGAGTCACATAATACATCTTGATCTTTTTGGTTGTTTTCTTTAAAAGTGAATCTGTTTTGggatgtttttgtcattttttttattctattcaGGGGTTTATCACCCCCAGAGGCAGAGATGCTGTacatgcaggaggtggagaaaatGGAAGGGTATGGCCAGGAAAGCTATCAAGCCAAGGTAGGTCAATACTGTAATTCCCATCACACtaaagtcattattattattattattagttttcgTATCCTCTACTGCACAGCTTCAACAGCTG
Above is a window of Betta splendens chromosome 22, fBetSpl5.4, whole genome shotgun sequence DNA encoding:
- the spata7 gene encoding spermatogenesis-associated protein 7 homolog isoform X2, with the translated sequence MGFAEDSVIMESRIGSVSSGLGFSPSVKGRASKCSPFCPPSTSKLTQSIIKDHMMSHYKKVYSAKAAIDTSVPKSLIHSVKYNDQIRQERLRTGRRPQSAHSLSQRNTQASCSSAQSRLSVQYDDSPFLYSRSSMISSPKFTSFHAKETVYPSHKVSSQSHSHHTRPASEMKYRTSETVLQRNPSTWSLGASGFQNCYKTFQDPGQKTYSGDLLQKHSQHFTQEQPFTPKTLKSEKPSYLSKYRYYRAPLRKPQDCTNSRLTLQETYHGSTETRKCLQECDEPTQELNTELECSENELNGTYVSASRQDTRTNKSRNNYYFDSSSREEELMYLEFISAVTEDILSRGHISDRVLDRVINRHIDMNRGRLDEGKMRHLLEALRKDFEEPFDTSTSNTELEKKENDLLDALLPHQESRGRQVKTKEDNDLLPYASLIEHCDTPDHTDFLPGLTAPCSPESTASPVKTKENDEEGEPEEKRVDSTLLSEHITNNSGITEEDVHQNETGANATGNEITSESHKLTTVISGEVIYDGQVKELEDLEKTFSESLHILEPANERHTDVAASVSDDDF
- the spata7 gene encoding spermatogenesis-associated protein 7 homolog isoform X1 gives rise to the protein MGFAEDSVIMESRIGSVSSGLGFSPSVKGRASKCSPFCPPSTSKLTQSIIKDHMMSHYKKVYSAKAAIDTSVPKSLIHSVKYNDQIRQERLRTGRRPQSAHSLSQRNTQASCSSAQSRLSVQYDDSPFLYSRSSMISSPKFTSFHAKETVYPSHKVSSQSHSHHTRPASEMKYRTSETVLQRNPSTWSLGASGFQNCYKTFQDPGQKTYSGDLLQKHSQHFTQEQPFTPKTLKSEKPSYLSKYRYYRAPLRKPQDCTNSRLTLQETYHGSTETRKCLQECDEPTQELNTELECSENELNGTYVSASRQDTRTNKSRNNYYFDSSSRVSSDGGKSPVMISVSAEEEELMYLEFISAVTEDILSRGHISDRVLDRVINRHIDMNRGRLDEGKMRHLLEALRKDFEEPFDTSTSNTELEKKENDLLDALLPHQESRGRQVKTKEDNDLLPYASLIEHCDTPDHTDFLPGLTAPCSPESTASPVKTKENDEEGEPEEKRVDSTLLSEHITNNSGITEEDVHQNETGANATGNEITSESHKLTTVISGEVIYDGQVKELEDLEKTFSESLHILEPANERHTDVAASVSDDDF